The following proteins come from a genomic window of Daphnia carinata strain CSIRO-1 chromosome 6, CSIRO_AGI_Dcar_HiC_V3, whole genome shotgun sequence:
- the LOC130702070 gene encoding ankyrin repeat, SAM and basic leucine zipper domain-containing protein 1-like, whose amino-acid sequence MAGRPAGFSDGESDDDEFGVYEAPASLPNLRVRPPINPLPQTQVIKKSDVDLEDFRIATMKGNLQSVKLYVENGVSVSQVLRSGWTALMYSVSCGRWQVTEYLLEKKANPNFHKELFTPLMAACASSHEVEDDLVKCVELLITHGANVNATERHKVTPLMFACKEKRLEIVQTLLKRNEINIDLQDHHGWSALMWAADKGDGAIVRALLEHGEKGADTHLMSSSGQKAVDVALIAGHKDVAALLDLTLKPQESLAPAPPPSTDSIATVTELETVLMGLDLTCLLPNFYEHKMNYDSFLLMDDGDLDRMGITQVGYRTRLLNAVKEIHTKEWERGSLPAIQYSKYLSCPEATALVGNLAIHGRYMLASVAYLRDQIQRKPRILQLGMETASVHALSAQTQYAMKQINELQSQLKFLKLYLDKVQDKAEFVPADLITERNGYYDKRDRSFWRRPWGRYIVMAVVAFTGGLVLWSTPSRFLQHSTAVLLVA is encoded by the exons ATGGCTGGGCGACCCGCAGGCTTTTCGGATGGCGAATCGGATGATGATGAATTTGGAGTTTATGAAGCACCTGCTTCATTACCGAATTTACGAGTTCGACCACCTATTAATCCGTTACCCCAGACTCAG GTTATCAAAAAGTCTGATGTTGATTTGGAGGATTTCCGTATAGCCACCATGAAGGGAAACCTCCAATCAGTCAAGTTGTACGTTGAAAATGGAGTCTCAGTCAGCCAGGTGCTGAGGTCAGGTTGGACGGCATTGATGTACTCTGTGAGCTGTGGGAGATGGCAAGTAACTGAATaccttttggaaaaaaaagccaatccCAATTTCCATAAGGAGCTATTCACCCCTCTCATGGCTGCCTGTGCATCTTCTCATGAGGTTGAAGATGACCTGGTCAAATGTGTTGAGCTTCTGATTACCCACGGTGCTAATGTCAATGCCACTGAGAGGCACAAAGTGACACCTTTAATGTTTgcctgtaaagaaaaaagacttgAAATTGTACAAACTTTGttaaagagaaatgaaatcaaCATTGATTTGCAGGACCATCATGGTTGGAGT GCCTTAATGTGGGCCGCCGATAAAGGAGACGGAGCTATAGTGCGAGCTCTTTTGGAGCACGGCGAAAAGGGGGCAGACACACACCTAATGTCTAGTAGCGGACAGAAAGCCGTTGACGTTGCTCTGATAGCTGGACACAAAGATGTGGCGGCCCTTCTAGATCTAACACTGAAACCGCAAGAATCTCTGGCGCCAGCCCCACCGCCATCCACCGATTCGATTGCAACAGTAACTGAACTGGAAACCGTATTGATGGGCCTTGATTTGACGTGCCTTCTGCCAAATTTTTACGAGCACAAGATGAATTACGACTCGTTTCTTCTCATGGACGATGGAGACTTGGATCGGATGGGCATCACTCAA GTTGGCTACAGAACGAGACTGTTGAATGCAGTCAAAGAAATCCACACCAAAGAGTGGGAGCGAGGAAGTTTACCTGCCATACAATACAGCAAATATCTCAG CTGTCCTGAAGCAACTGCACTTGTTGGTAATCTAGCCATTCATGGACGCTATATGCTTGCCAGCGTCGCCTATCTTCGCGATCAAATTCAGCGCAAACCGAGGATTCTCCAACTAGGAATGGAG ACGGCATCAGTCCACGCATTGTCCGCTCAGACACAATACGCCATGAAGCAGATCAACGAATTACAAAGTCAACTCAAGTTCCTCAAACTTTATCTCGACAAg GTTCAAGATAAAGCGGAATTTGTTCCAGCCGATTTGATCACAGAGAGAAACGGCTATTACGATAAAAGAGATCGAAGTTTCTGGCGACGTCCATGGGGTCGCTACATAGTTATGGCAGTTGTGGCCTTCACCGGGGGCCTTGTCTTATGGAGCACTCCTTCGCGCTTCCTCCAACACTCCACTGCGGTTCTCCTTGTGGCGTAG